In one Microbacterium invictum genomic region, the following are encoded:
- the pstB gene encoding phosphate ABC transporter ATP-binding protein PstB, with translation MSKSIEVNDLNVYYGDFLAVEGVSLNIEPRSVTAFIGPSGCGKSTFLRTLNRMHEVIPGARVEGDVLLDGDNLYGSNVDPVLVRRQIGMVFQRPNPFPTMSIRDNVLAGVKLNNKRLSKSDADGLVEKSLKGANLWNEVKDRLDRPGSSLSGGQQQRLCIARAIAVSPQVLLMDEPCSALDPISTYAIEELIAELKNEYTVVIVTHNMQQASRVSDKTAFFNIAGTGKPGKLIEYDDTTTIFTTPSVQATEDYVSGRFG, from the coding sequence GTGTCCAAGAGCATCGAAGTCAACGACCTGAACGTCTACTACGGCGACTTCCTCGCCGTCGAAGGCGTCTCCCTCAACATCGAGCCGCGGAGCGTCACCGCGTTCATCGGTCCGTCCGGCTGCGGCAAGTCGACGTTCCTGCGCACGCTCAACCGCATGCACGAGGTCATCCCCGGCGCGCGCGTCGAGGGCGATGTGCTGCTGGACGGCGACAACCTGTACGGCTCGAACGTCGACCCCGTGCTGGTCCGCCGCCAGATCGGCATGGTCTTCCAGCGCCCCAACCCCTTCCCCACGATGTCGATCCGCGACAACGTGCTGGCCGGCGTGAAGCTCAACAACAAGCGGCTGTCGAAGTCCGACGCCGATGGCCTGGTGGAGAAGTCGCTCAAGGGCGCGAACCTCTGGAACGAGGTCAAGGACCGCCTGGACCGGCCGGGCTCCAGCCTCTCGGGCGGCCAGCAGCAGCGACTGTGCATCGCCCGTGCGATCGCCGTGTCACCCCAGGTCCTGCTGATGGACGAGCCCTGCTCGGCGCTCGACCCCATCTCGACCTACGCGATCGAGGAGCTCATCGCCGAGCTGAAGAACGAGTACACCGTCGTCATCGTCACCCACAACATGCAGCAGGCCTCGCGGGTGTCGGACAAGACGGCGTTCTTCAACATCGCCGGCACCGGCAAGCCGGGCAAGCTCATCGAGTACGACGACACCACCACCATCTTCACCACGCCCTCGGTCCAGGCCACCGAGGATTACGTCTCCGGCCGCTTCGGATAA
- the pstA gene encoding phosphate ABC transporter permease PstA: protein MAITSAPPTETPSAPTLTVDQRITTGRLPKWAPWGILGASILLSLILFGIVSLAPEGSFNIAGFAVVAALVYLVLITVVSSVVEGRRKAVDRLVTGIVSTAFAIAMVPLISLAITAVVNGVAGLSAEFFTSSMRNVVGEGGGALHAIVGTLLITGAAAIISIPIGIFTAIYLVEYGEGKRLAQGITFLVDVMTGIPSIVAGLFAYALFAIFFGQGIRLGIMGAIALSVLMIPVVVRSCEEMLRLVPNELREASLALGVPKWLTIAKVVLPTAIGGIVTGIMLSIARVIGETAPLLITAGFTTSMNYNLFEGRMMTLPVFTYTQFMNQGIPAEAYINRAWAAALVLILIVMALNIVARVIANFYAPSKGR, encoded by the coding sequence ATGGCCATCACCTCCGCTCCCCCCACCGAGACCCCTTCGGCACCCACGCTCACCGTCGACCAGCGGATCACCACCGGGCGGCTGCCGAAGTGGGCTCCGTGGGGCATCCTGGGCGCGAGCATCCTGCTCAGCCTGATCCTCTTCGGCATCGTCTCGCTCGCCCCCGAGGGCAGCTTCAACATCGCCGGCTTTGCGGTCGTCGCCGCACTGGTGTACCTGGTGCTCATCACGGTCGTCTCGAGCGTCGTCGAGGGCCGCCGCAAGGCCGTGGACCGCCTGGTGACGGGCATCGTCTCCACCGCCTTCGCGATCGCCATGGTCCCGCTGATCTCGCTGGCGATCACCGCCGTCGTCAACGGCGTCGCGGGCCTGTCGGCGGAGTTCTTCACCTCGTCGATGCGCAACGTCGTCGGCGAGGGCGGCGGCGCGCTGCACGCCATCGTCGGCACGCTCCTCATCACCGGTGCCGCGGCGATCATCTCGATCCCGATCGGCATCTTCACCGCGATCTACCTCGTCGAGTACGGCGAGGGCAAGCGCCTCGCGCAGGGCATCACCTTCCTCGTCGACGTCATGACCGGCATCCCCTCGATCGTCGCGGGGCTGTTCGCGTACGCCCTCTTCGCGATCTTCTTCGGTCAGGGAATCCGCCTCGGCATCATGGGCGCCATCGCCCTGTCGGTGCTGATGATCCCCGTGGTGGTGCGCTCCTGCGAGGAGATGCTGCGGCTGGTCCCGAACGAGCTGCGCGAGGCATCCCTGGCGCTCGGCGTGCCGAAGTGGCTGACCATCGCCAAGGTGGTCCTCCCCACCGCGATCGGCGGCATCGTCACCGGCATCATGCTCTCGATCGCCCGTGTGATCGGCGAGACGGCTCCCCTGCTCATCACGGCGGGGTTCACCACGAGCATGAACTACAACCTGTTCGAGGGGCGCATGATGACCCTCCCGGTGTTCACGTACACGCAGTTCATGAACCAGGGCATCCCCGCCGAGGCCTACATCAACCGCGCGTGGGCCGCCGCGCTCGTGCTCATCCTCATCGTGATGGCCCTCAACATCGTCGCGCGCGTCATCGCCAACTTCTACGCGCCCTCCAAGGGCCGCTGA